The window ATTGTTCCTTTATACCCACCTTTAGCTGCATTTCCTGTTGTTTTAACATTATCTTTTTTAGCAGTTTTCAGATTGTGAAGATATGTTTTTAAAATACCATCTTCAATAAGGTGTTTACATTGAGTAGGAACTCCTTCTGCATCAAAAGGAGCACTACCGTAACCATCCTTAAGATGAGGATTATCAGTTATTGTGACAATAGAATTAGCAACAACTTCTCCTATTTTACCTTTTAACTTAGAAACTCCTTTTTGAACAGCTTCTCCAGAAAAAATTCCACTCATAGCTCCTAGAAGATCTGCAAAAGCATCGTTTTCAATAATAACATCATAAGGTTTGCTATCTATAGAGATTGAATTTAATTTATTTAAAGCTTTAGTAACGGCTTCAGTAGCAAGTTTAATAGGATCCATATTTGAAAAATCTTTAGTTACAATATATGCTGAATCATTTTTAATAGAATCACCATCTTGAACTACAACAGCTATATAAGCATAGATAGAGTTTCCATTATGATAAAGATCTAATCCTTTAGAGTTCTTTATGATGTTTTCTCCATAACCACTTCCAATAACACAGTAATTAACACTTTTTACTCTAGAATCTAACTCTAAAGCTGTTTTTTCAGCTTTTAATAAGAAATTGATTTTTGCATCAACTGTAATATCTTTTAGAGCTGGATTAAAAGAATCGATTTTTTCATAAATGCTTTTTTCTCCATATATTTCAATAATGTCTAGATTCTCAATAACTTTAGCATTAGAGATAGCTCTTTCTATAAGCGGTAAAATATCCTCTTCTTCAATCGATTCCGTATAAGAATATCCCATTTTTTCGTTAACTTTAACTCTAAAAGAGATTCCCATATTTTGTGAATTACTATAAGTATCAATTTCACCTTTAAAAACTTTAATAGTTTCATTTTCAGAAGATGTAAAATAAATTTCAAAATCATCTAGTTTCATATTTTTAGCAGTATCAAAAACTTTATCTATAAATAACTTTATGTCCATTATCTTCCTCCAATTATAATATCTTTTATTTTAATTCTAGGCTGTCCCACATTAGCAGGGATGCTTCCAGAAACAGATCCACACATTCCTTGTCCATGAGCCAAATTATCTCCAACCATATCTATTTTATGAAGAACTTCAGGTCCATTGCCGATTAAAGTTGCACCTCTAACGGGTTCTGTAATTTTACCATTTTTTATTAAATACCCTTCCATAATAGAGAAATTAAAGTCTCCTGTACTAGGATTAACTGAACCTCCACCCATGTATTTAGCATAGATTCCATCTTCAGTATTAGCTAGCATATCTTCTAAAGAGGAAGTTCCATTTAATATAAATGTATTAGTCATTCTAGATGTAGGAGCATATTTATAAGACTCTCTTCTAGCACTTCCAGTACTTTCAACACCCATTCTTCTTCCATTTAACTTGTCTACCATATATCCTTTTAAAATACCTTTTTCAATTAAAAGATTTCTTCTTGTAGGCGTACCTTCATCATCAATATTAGAAGACCCCCATTCATTTGGTAAAGTTCCATCATCTACTGCAGAAACAATATTACTAGCAACTTGCTCACCAATTTTTCCCGCAAAAACAGAAAGTCCTTTAGCAACACTTGTAGCTTCAAGTCCGTGTCCACATGCCTCGTGGAATATTACTCCTCCAAATTCATTTTCAATAATAACAGGCATTTTTCCACTTGGAGCATATTTAGAACCAAGCATGGTTTTAGCGATTCTCGAAGCTTCTTTAGCGTATGACTTTATATCAATTTCTTTAAAAAATTCAAATCCTTTAGCAGCTCCAGGCCGATATGAACCAGTTTGCATATCATTCATATCAGAAGCAATACTTTCAATTCCAAGTCTGCTTCTAGTTCTTGTATCTTCAGCCCAAGTACCTTCAGAATTAGCAACTAGAATATTTTGTGTAGAGTCGCTATAGTTTATTCTAACTTGACTTATGCACTGGTCATATTCTTTAGCAGCATTATAAGCATCTTTCATAACTAAAATTTTATCATCTTTTAAAATACTTCCAGGAGCTAAAATTATTTTATGTTTATTTTCAATATCTTGTTTAATAAGATTTATAGTAATATCCTCTTTTGTTCCTCTTATAGCTTGAGATGCTTTTTTTGCAACTTTTATAAGATTTTCTTTGCTCATATCATTAGTATAAGCATAAACAGAAAATAATTCTTTGAAAATTCTTATACCAATTCCAAAGTCCTTTCCTGAAATAGCTTGTTCAATTTTTCCATCAACTAAATAGAAAGAATCACCAACTTTATTTTCAACAAAAATTTCTGCAAAATCCCCACCAGTAGAAAGTGCTTCATTTAATATATTTTCAACTAAACTCTTATCTATCATATAGACTTCTCCTTTTGATGTTTTTATTAGAGTATAGCATATGTATTTTTTTTTAGATAGAAGAAATAATTAAGGTATAAGATGGAAAAAAAAATGAAAATATAGTATAATACTTCAATAAATAATAAAATGGAGGAAATTTTTATGGAAAATTTTTTAGGGAATATGTCAGATGAAGTTATACTGTATATAGCAAAATATTCTCCAATGCTTTTAAAAAAAGCGATATATCTGTTAATACTTTATTTTACATACAATCCAGTTAAGGAATTTTTAGTAGGTTCATTAAAAAAGATATTGAGAAAAAGTACTTTAGATGAATTATTAGTAAATTTTTTATTAACAGCAACGAGATTAATGGTAATAATTTTTTATTTTTTAAATTTATTAGAAATTTTAGGTTTAAAAACTACTTCTATTATAGCATTGATTGGATCAGTGGGTGTTGGAATAGGATTAGCATTAAAGGGAAGTTTATCAGATGTAGCAGGTGGAATACAAATTTTAGTATCAAAACCTTTTAAAAAAGGAGATTTTATTATTGCTGCAGGAACAGAAGGAGCTGTTCAAAAAATAAGTTTTTTATATACTATTTTAAATAGTGTAGATAATAAAAAAATTATAGTTCCAAATGGAAAATTATCGTCATCAATAGTTACAACAGTTACAGCTAATCCACAAAGAAGAGCAGACTTTTTATTCTTTGCAGATAAAAAGTGTAATATAGATAAGGTAAGAGAAGTACTGCTTGATGTAGTAAATAGCCATCCAGCAGTTTTAAAGGATAAAGACATATTTGTTAAATTTGCAAAAGAGACACCAATAGCATCAGAATTTATTGTAAGAGTTTGGACTTTAAAGGAAAACTTTAGAGATTTAAATGCTGATATTCAAGAGGAAGTTAAAAAAAGATTTGATAAAGAGGGAATAAGAATTCCATATCAATCATATGAAATAAAAAAATACCTTTAAGAGTTATCTTAAAGGTATTTTTTTTACATTCCCATTTTTATTCCAACTTTTACTAACCACCAATTTACAGGATAAGCAGTTATAAATCCACAACACATAGCAATTTGCATCATAAACCAAAACTCAGGAGTTGTAGGAGAAAGACGACCAAGCCAAACAAATGTAACGAGAGCCATCCAACCATACATACCGATTTGCCATGAAGTAAGAGAAAGAAAATCTATTTTAAGAGCTCTTAACCAAATTTTAACACCTTTTTCATTCATCATAGGAGAGATAGCAGCATATTGAAAAGTAACACCAGTTAATAAAGCTAAAAAATAATCTAATGTCCATTCACCAAAAGTATAATTATTAAATAAAGTGAACGGAAACATTAAGAATAACCATGGCCCAATTAAATCAGCTAAAGAACAACCAGCTCCGCAATGAAGAGTATCAGCAACAACTCCTTGCCAAAAGCTTGAATATTTATGATCTTTCGTATTCATGTTATCCATTTTCATATCACTCATATCCATGTCATCCATTTTCATATTACTCATGTCCATATCTTTCATATCCATACCACTCATATCCATTTTTCTATTTTTTCCAATAGTAAAATATGCCCAAACTCCAAAAAGACCAGCCCACAAACCATTAATAGGCCAAACTAAATTCATAATAGGCATCTCTTTTTGTGGATGTTTTAAAATATCGATAGTAATACTTAGTGCAGAAAGAATACCAATAACGATAAAAAATTTAGAAACAATATTAAACAATTAAATCACCACCTAAAAAAATTATTATTCAGTAATTAAATACATAAAGAAAATATGATTTCCTTTAAAAAATAGAGATAAATAAAGGATAAATTATAAAATTAAAGTAAACATAAATACTCATTAATGAATAAGGAGGGCTTTATGGAGAAAATGTTAGTGTTATTCAAATATTATAATGATGCAAAACTAGCTATCGAAAATTTTAAGTCATTAAAAAAAAGATTTAATTTTGAAATATTACCACTTTATGTAAAAGAGTTAAGAGTTCCTACAGGAGTTACATTTTTAAGCCCAAGCATGACAATGGATATTTTAAAAGAATATGAGGATGAATATATTGAAGATTTAAAAAGTTTACTATTAAAAGAGGGAGTAGAAGAGGAACTTGTAGTTGAAATAGGGATAAATAAAGATATAATTCAGGAATATTTAAAAAAGGTAGATTGTTTAATGGTAGAGGAAACTGAATATTTAGATGAAGATTTTTTAGATATATTAAAAATTGTATATAAGCCTGTTATTATTGTAAATAAAAATGTATCAACATTTAAAAATGTTGTAATAATTTCAGACGATGGAGTTAAGATTAATAAAAGTATAAATAGTTTTATAAGAGATTTTCCTCAAATAAAAAATGTTACATTATTAAGTTGGAATTATAAATACCAAGAAAATCATTTACTTGAATTATTAAAACGGAAAGGTATTGAAGTAAAAGTAGAGATGTTTAATCAACATTTTAATACTAAAGATGAATTTTTTCAAAAAATGAATGAATTTGATTTTATTGTAATGGGAAATTTAAGTAAATCATTTTTCTTTGAAAAAATAACTAAGCGTATGGGAGTAGAGATAATAGAAAAAGCGGTTAAACCAATATTTATAGGATAAAAAAATAGCAGAGTTTACAAACTCTGCTATTTATATAATAATTATTCGTTATAATATAAATTCTCAGTTGGGAATACTGGATCTGATGTTACATCAACACCAAGTTTTCTTAATGTTTGCTCGTCACCTTTTCCTAAAATAGTAGTTGAGTGAAGTTGTGCTCCTTTTAACATAGGAAGTTGATCAAGAGCAGCTTGAGCCATAGGGTTAGTTGTAGCTGAAATAGTAAGAGCGATTAACATCTCTTCACAATCTAATCCTAAATTTTTACTTTGTAATGTATTTTTCTTTAATTTTGTAATATCTTCAATTATAGTTGGAGATATTAAGTGGATATTATCGTTAATTCCAGCGATAGCTTTTAGAGCGTTTATTAAAACAGCTGATGAAGCATCTAAAACATTAGATTTTTTACCTGTAAAAATCATTTCATTTGAAAGCTCCATAGCTACAGATGATAAAAGTTCGTTCTTTTCACAAGCTTGTTTTTGCTTATCTAAATGTTCTCTAGCAGCAGTAACTACTTTTCGATCACTCTCTTTTAAATCTAGCTCTTCCATTATAAGTTTAGCTCTTTGGAAAGTTTCTTTATCAACATATCCTTTTTTATATTCACATCCAGTTTTAAAATATCTTCTGATAATCTCTTGTTTAGAAGCTTCTCTAACAACTTCATCATCAGTGATTCCAAAACCTACTCTATTAACTCCCATGTCAGTTGGAGATTTATAGATTGATTCTTTATTTGTTATTTTCTCAATAATTCTTTTTAATACAGGGAAAGCTTCAATATCTCTGTTGTAGTTAACAGCAGTCTCACCATATGCTTCAAGATGGAATGAGTCAATCATGTTAACGTCTTTTAAATCCACAGTAGCAGCTTCATAAGCTATATTTAAAGGATGCTTTAAAGGTACGTTCCAAACAGGGAAAGTTTCAAATTTTGAATATCCAACAGCATTTCCTCTTTTATTTTCATGATAAAGTTGACTTAAACAAGTAGCTAATTTTCCACTTCCAGGTCCTGGAGCAGTAACAACAACAATTGGCTTAGTTGTCTCGATAAATGGATTTTTTCCATATCCTTCTTCACTAACAATAGTATCAACATCAGTAGGATATCCTTTTGTAGCTCTATGTTTGTAAACTTTAATTCCTCTTCTTTCAAGCTTTGTTATAAAAAGAGATGTAGATGGTTGGTCGTCATATCTTGTAATAACAACACTATTTACTTCTAGTTCACGTTCTCTTAAATCATCAATTAATCTGAATACATCCATATCATATGTGATACCGAAATCTCCTCTAATTTTGTTTCTTTCAATATCTCCAGCATAAACACAGATTATAACTTCAACTTTTTCTTTTAATTTTTGAAGTAATTTGATTTTTGCGTTTTCGTCAAACCCCGGTAAAACTCTTTTTGCATGTAAGTCA is drawn from Cetobacterium somerae ATCC BAA-474 and contains these coding sequences:
- a CDS encoding TldD/PmbA family protein yields the protein MDIKLFIDKVFDTAKNMKLDDFEIYFTSSENETIKVFKGEIDTYSNSQNMGISFRVKVNEKMGYSYTESIEEEDILPLIERAISNAKVIENLDIIEIYGEKSIYEKIDSFNPALKDITVDAKINFLLKAEKTALELDSRVKSVNYCVIGSGYGENIIKNSKGLDLYHNGNSIYAYIAVVVQDGDSIKNDSAYIVTKDFSNMDPIKLATEAVTKALNKLNSISIDSKPYDVIIENDAFADLLGAMSGIFSGEAVQKGVSKLKGKIGEVVANSIVTITDNPHLKDGYGSAPFDAEGVPTQCKHLIEDGILKTYLHNLKTAKKDNVKTTGNAAKGGYKGTMGISAFNLYLEKGNQSFQELLDKLQNGVLITGFSGLHSGLNSISGDFSLATEGFLIENGAITKPLNQITSAGNFFDLLKNIEYIGNDLKFNLSGVGSPSLLIKNISISS
- a CDS encoding TldD/PmbA family protein, which produces MIDKSLVENILNEALSTGGDFAEIFVENKVGDSFYLVDGKIEQAISGKDFGIGIRIFKELFSVYAYTNDMSKENLIKVAKKASQAIRGTKEDITINLIKQDIENKHKIILAPGSILKDDKILVMKDAYNAAKEYDQCISQVRINYSDSTQNILVANSEGTWAEDTRTRSRLGIESIASDMNDMQTGSYRPGAAKGFEFFKEIDIKSYAKEASRIAKTMLGSKYAPSGKMPVIIENEFGGVIFHEACGHGLEATSVAKGLSVFAGKIGEQVASNIVSAVDDGTLPNEWGSSNIDDEGTPTRRNLLIEKGILKGYMVDKLNGRRMGVESTGSARRESYKYAPTSRMTNTFILNGTSSLEDMLANTEDGIYAKYMGGGSVNPSTGDFNFSIMEGYLIKNGKITEPVRGATLIGNGPEVLHKIDMVGDNLAHGQGMCGSVSGSIPANVGQPRIKIKDIIIGGR
- a CDS encoding mechanosensitive ion channel family protein, with the protein product MENFLGNMSDEVILYIAKYSPMLLKKAIYLLILYFTYNPVKEFLVGSLKKILRKSTLDELLVNFLLTATRLMVIIFYFLNLLEILGLKTTSIIALIGSVGVGIGLALKGSLSDVAGGIQILVSKPFKKGDFIIAAGTEGAVQKISFLYTILNSVDNKKIIVPNGKLSSSIVTTVTANPQRRADFLFFADKKCNIDKVREVLLDVVNSHPAVLKDKDIFVKFAKETPIASEFIVRVWTLKENFRDLNADIQEEVKKRFDKEGIRIPYQSYEIKKYL
- a CDS encoding DUF4396 domain-containing protein, producing MFNIVSKFFIVIGILSALSITIDILKHPQKEMPIMNLVWPINGLWAGLFGVWAYFTIGKNRKMDMSGMDMKDMDMSNMKMDDMDMSDMKMDNMNTKDHKYSSFWQGVVADTLHCGAGCSLADLIGPWLFLMFPFTLFNNYTFGEWTLDYFLALLTGVTFQYAAISPMMNEKGVKIWLRALKIDFLSLTSWQIGMYGWMALVTFVWLGRLSPTTPEFWFMMQIAMCCGFITAYPVNWWLVKVGIKMGM
- a CDS encoding DUF1846 domain-containing protein produces the protein MKIGFDHNKYLEEQSKYILERVNNFDKLYLEFGGKLLFDLHAKRVLPGFDENAKIKLLQKLKEKVEVIICVYAGDIERNKIRGDFGITYDMDVFRLIDDLRERELEVNSVVITRYDDQPSTSLFITKLERRGIKVYKHRATKGYPTDVDTIVSEEGYGKNPFIETTKPIVVVTAPGPGSGKLATCLSQLYHENKRGNAVGYSKFETFPVWNVPLKHPLNIAYEAATVDLKDVNMIDSFHLEAYGETAVNYNRDIEAFPVLKRIIEKITNKESIYKSPTDMGVNRVGFGITDDEVVREASKQEIIRRYFKTGCEYKKGYVDKETFQRAKLIMEELDLKESDRKVVTAAREHLDKQKQACEKNELLSSVAMELSNEMIFTGKKSNVLDASSAVLINALKAIAGINDNIHLISPTIIEDITKLKKNTLQSKNLGLDCEEMLIALTISATTNPMAQAALDQLPMLKGAQLHSTTILGKGDEQTLRKLGVDVTSDPVFPTENLYYNE